A single window of Oerskovia paurometabola DNA harbors:
- a CDS encoding FadR/GntR family transcriptional regulator — protein MSATVLHSSVTDVLGQRITAGHLPAGSTLTLDGIGTEFGVSRTVTRETMRQLEALGLVRSGRRIGLVVLPEQDWNVYDARIIRWRLAGPGRDAQLRSLTELRCAVEPLAAAGAARHATPEARTEAVELAARMRELGEAGHLEEFLQLDIRLHALLLRSCGNEMFAALTEVVGEVLAGRTHLGLMPQAPVAEALDEHEAVARAVAAGDPVEAERAMAALVGEVRAALAE, from the coding sequence ATGTCCGCGACGGTGCTCCACAGCTCGGTGACCGACGTCCTCGGTCAGCGCATCACCGCAGGTCACCTCCCCGCGGGCAGCACGCTGACCCTCGACGGGATCGGCACCGAGTTCGGCGTCTCCCGCACGGTGACCCGCGAGACCATGCGCCAGCTTGAAGCGCTCGGCCTCGTGCGCTCGGGCCGACGCATCGGCCTCGTCGTCCTCCCCGAGCAGGACTGGAACGTCTACGACGCCCGCATCATCCGCTGGCGCCTCGCCGGACCCGGCCGCGACGCCCAGCTCAGGTCCCTCACGGAGCTGCGCTGCGCCGTCGAACCCCTCGCCGCGGCCGGCGCCGCCCGGCACGCGACCCCCGAGGCCCGCACCGAGGCCGTCGAGCTCGCCGCGCGCATGCGCGAGCTCGGCGAGGCCGGGCACCTCGAGGAGTTCCTCCAGCTCGACATCCGCCTGCACGCCCTGCTCCTGCGCTCGTGCGGCAACGAGATGTTCGCGGCGCTCACCGAGGTCGTCGGCGAGGTCCTCGCCGGGCGCACGCACCTGGGCCTCATGCCGCAGGCGCCCGTCGCCGAGGCCCTCGACGAGCACGAGGCCGTCGCCCGCGCCGTCGCGGCGGGAGACCCCGTCGAGGCCGAGCGCGCCATGGCGGCGCTCGTGGGCGAGGTCCGGGCGGCGCTCGCGGAGTGA
- a CDS encoding DNA-3-methyladenine glycosylase family protein: MTASPLSAPAFAGPGAADALPLALRSERPLDLRSTLAKLARGPYDPTFRVVPGGPHAGTWRTSLFPTGPVTYRLVQAGARDVVGQAWGPGSGELAASLPSLLGEPDDAASFEPPARLRDAHRRHPGLRVPRTGRVLEALVPAVLEQKVQVVTAHHAWRWLLARYGTPAPGPAPDGMRVVPDARTWATIPTWDWHRAGVDPRRARTVVECARVARRLEECAVMDPAAAQARLQLVPGVGVWTAAEVAQRALGDADAVSVGDFHLAKAVGWALTGERTDDLGMLALLAPYAPHRYRVVRLLEVSGLGHAPRRGPRLSIQDHRAN; the protein is encoded by the coding sequence ATGACCGCGTCCCCGCTCTCCGCCCCGGCCTTCGCAGGGCCTGGGGCTGCCGACGCGCTCCCCCTCGCCCTGCGCTCCGAGCGCCCGCTCGACCTGCGGTCGACGCTCGCGAAGCTCGCCCGCGGCCCCTACGACCCCACGTTCCGCGTCGTGCCGGGCGGCCCGCACGCCGGGACCTGGCGCACGAGCCTCTTCCCCACCGGCCCCGTGACCTACCGGCTGGTGCAGGCGGGGGCGCGTGACGTCGTCGGGCAGGCGTGGGGGCCGGGGTCAGGCGAGCTCGCCGCGTCGCTCCCGTCGCTCCTCGGCGAGCCCGACGACGCAGCCTCCTTCGAGCCTCCCGCTCGCCTCCGCGACGCGCACCGCCGCCACCCCGGGCTGCGTGTCCCCCGCACCGGGCGGGTGCTCGAGGCCCTGGTGCCTGCCGTCCTGGAGCAGAAGGTGCAGGTCGTGACCGCGCACCACGCGTGGCGCTGGTTGCTCGCTCGCTACGGGACGCCCGCGCCGGGGCCTGCGCCCGACGGCATGCGCGTGGTGCCCGACGCACGGACCTGGGCGACGATCCCCACGTGGGACTGGCACCGGGCCGGCGTCGACCCGCGGCGGGCGCGGACCGTCGTCGAGTGCGCACGCGTCGCCCGGCGGCTCGAGGAGTGCGCGGTGATGGACCCGGCCGCGGCGCAGGCGCGGTTGCAGCTCGTGCCCGGGGTCGGGGTGTGGACGGCCGCGGAGGTGGCGCAGCGGGCGCTCGGGGACGCGGACGCGGTGTCGGTCGGGGACTTCCACCTGGCCAAGGCCGTCGGGTGGGCGCTGACCGGCGAACGGACCGACGACCTTGGGATGCTGGCGCTGCTCGCGCCCTACGCGCCGCACCGGTACCGGGTCGTGCGGCTGCTCGAGGTGTCGGGACTGGGGCACGCGCCGCGGCGCGGTCCGAGGCTCTCGATCCAGGACCACCGGGCCAACTGA
- a CDS encoding VIT1/CCC1 transporter family protein has protein sequence MTPPATPTSGVPANAGADRRRTPQDIRRWRRYLADERAEAATYRDLASRRTGEEKQILLALADAEKRHEDHWLALLGDDVGKPLRGDWRTRSLGLFARRFGGVFVLALAQRAEARSSYETDVDATATMAADERIHEEVVRGLATRGRMRMSGTFRAAVFGANDGLVSNLALILGIGASGASNATVLLSGLAGLLAGALSMGAGEYVSVRSQRELLDASTPSPLASAALPHLDVDANELALVYRARGLAPDEAERHAGEVLSTYTAATVIAPAVEGDEFETHGSAMGAAVSSFLFFASGALIPVLPYLFGLQGGVAVLVGSGLVGLALLGTGATVGLLSGASPIKRALRQLAIGFGAAAATYALGLVFGATVA, from the coding sequence ATGACTCCCCCCGCCACCCCGACCTCCGGCGTGCCCGCGAACGCAGGTGCGGACCGCCGTCGGACACCTCAGGACATCCGCCGCTGGCGCCGCTACCTGGCCGACGAGCGTGCCGAGGCCGCGACCTACCGTGACCTGGCCTCGCGCCGCACGGGCGAGGAGAAGCAGATCCTCCTGGCGCTCGCCGACGCCGAGAAGCGGCACGAGGACCACTGGCTCGCGCTGCTCGGCGACGACGTGGGCAAGCCGCTGCGCGGCGACTGGCGCACGCGGTCGCTCGGGCTGTTCGCGCGCCGGTTCGGCGGGGTGTTCGTGCTCGCGCTCGCGCAGCGGGCCGAGGCCCGGTCGTCGTACGAGACCGACGTCGACGCGACCGCCACGATGGCGGCCGACGAGCGCATCCACGAGGAGGTCGTGCGCGGCCTCGCGACGCGCGGGCGCATGCGCATGTCGGGGACGTTCCGGGCCGCGGTGTTCGGCGCGAACGACGGCCTGGTGTCCAACCTCGCGCTGATCCTCGGGATCGGGGCGTCGGGTGCGTCGAACGCGACCGTGCTGCTGTCGGGCCTCGCAGGTCTGCTGGCGGGCGCCCTGTCGATGGGTGCGGGCGAGTACGTGTCGGTGCGCTCGCAGCGCGAGCTGCTCGACGCGTCGACGCCTTCGCCGCTGGCGTCCGCGGCCCTGCCGCACCTCGACGTCGACGCCAACGAGCTCGCGCTCGTCTACCGGGCGCGGGGCCTCGCACCCGACGAGGCCGAGAGGCACGCGGGCGAGGTCCTGTCGACGTACACGGCCGCGACCGTGATCGCGCCGGCGGTGGAGGGGGACGAGTTCGAGACGCACGGCTCTGCGATGGGCGCCGCGGTGTCCTCGTTCCTGTTCTTCGCGTCGGGCGCGCTCATCCCCGTGCTGCCGTACCTGTTCGGCCTCCAGGGCGGGGTCGCGGTGCTCGTCGGGAGCGGACTCGTGGGGCTCGCGCTGCTCGGGACGGGCGCCACGGTCGGGCTGCTTTCGGGCGCCTCGCCGATCAAGCGGGCGCTGCGCCAGCTCGCGATCGGGTTCGGCGCCGCGGCCGCGACGTACGCGCTGGGCCTGGTCTTCGGGGCGACGGTCGCGTAG
- a CDS encoding GntT/GntP/DsdX family permease: MMLTLASHPLAAGALRAATETPTTDAGTAQLVLAAVVGIATIIVLIVWLKLHPFLSLMIGSAVLAIVAGIDFVSAFVSFSAGLGSTVAGVGVLIALGAIIGKMLIDSGGADQIVDTILARTPVQRLPWAMALIAFVIGIPLFFEVGVVLLIPVVMMVARRSKVSPILVGIPALAGLSALHGLVPPHPGPLLAIDALGANLGLTLGLGLLVAVPTVIVAGPLLAKPLAVWVKLPPPTTVLGVSERDQDAPRPSFAIAVTVVLLPVILMLARTVVETTGTLDTPVGKGLEFIGTPLVALLITSLVSLVAFGSAMGRTLDEISTLVDKSFAPIAGILLIVGAGGGFKQTLVDSGVGDVIASGISDANLSPLLAGWLVAALIRVATGSATVATITAAGIMAPLAVGLEPTHAALLVLAIGAGSVFLSHVNDAGFWLIKEYFGMTVGQTFKTWSVMECVLSVVALVVILLLGLVV, from the coding sequence ATGATGCTCACCCTCGCCTCGCACCCGCTCGCCGCGGGCGCCCTGCGCGCAGCCACCGAGACCCCCACGACCGACGCCGGGACGGCCCAGCTGGTCCTCGCGGCGGTCGTCGGGATCGCGACGATCATCGTCCTGATCGTGTGGCTCAAGCTCCACCCGTTCCTGTCCCTCATGATCGGCTCGGCGGTCCTCGCGATCGTCGCGGGCATCGACTTCGTGAGCGCGTTCGTGAGCTTCTCGGCCGGGCTCGGCTCGACCGTCGCGGGGGTCGGCGTCCTCATCGCGCTCGGCGCGATCATCGGCAAGATGCTCATCGACTCGGGCGGCGCCGACCAGATCGTCGACACGATCCTCGCGCGCACGCCCGTGCAACGTCTGCCGTGGGCCATGGCGCTCATCGCGTTCGTGATCGGCATCCCGCTGTTCTTCGAGGTCGGCGTCGTCCTGCTCATCCCCGTCGTGATGATGGTGGCCCGCCGGTCCAAGGTCTCCCCGATCCTCGTCGGCATCCCGGCCCTCGCTGGCCTCTCGGCGCTGCACGGCCTCGTGCCCCCGCACCCCGGCCCGCTGCTCGCGATCGACGCGCTCGGCGCCAACCTCGGCCTGACGCTCGGGCTCGGCCTCCTCGTCGCGGTCCCGACCGTGATCGTCGCCGGGCCGCTGCTCGCCAAGCCGCTCGCCGTGTGGGTCAAGCTGCCCCCTCCCACGACCGTCCTGGGTGTGTCCGAGCGTGACCAGGACGCCCCGCGCCCGAGCTTCGCGATCGCCGTCACCGTGGTCCTGCTGCCCGTGATCCTCATGCTGGCCCGGACCGTCGTCGAGACGACCGGCACCCTCGACACGCCCGTCGGCAAGGGCCTCGAGTTCATCGGGACCCCGCTCGTCGCGCTGCTCATCACCTCGCTCGTGTCGCTCGTGGCGTTCGGCAGCGCGATGGGCCGCACGCTCGACGAGATCAGCACGCTCGTCGACAAGTCCTTCGCCCCGATCGCGGGCATCCTGCTCATCGTGGGCGCGGGTGGCGGGTTCAAGCAGACGCTCGTCGACTCGGGCGTGGGCGACGTCATCGCGAGCGGCATCTCCGACGCGAACCTCTCACCGCTCCTCGCGGGCTGGCTCGTCGCTGCCCTCATCCGCGTCGCGACCGGGTCCGCGACGGTCGCGACCATCACGGCCGCCGGGATCATGGCCCCGCTCGCTGTGGGCCTCGAGCCCACGCATGCCGCGCTGCTCGTCCTCGCGATCGGCGCGGGATCGGTGTTCCTGTCCCACGTCAACGACGCCGGCTTCTGGCTCATCAAGGAGTACTTCGGTATGACCGTGGGCCAGACGTTCAAGACGTGGTCCGTCATGGAGTGCGTGCTGTCCGTCGTGGCGCTGGTCGTGATCCTGCTGCTGGGCCTCGTCGTCTGA
- a CDS encoding iron-siderophore ABC transporter substrate-binding protein, whose translation MSRTVSRRLRPAALVAATVATAFALGACSGGSTGDASSPAADSTASEGAFPVTIDSALGEAVIEEKPERVVTWGWSTQDAVLALGVVPVAMPAYKYGGNADGVLPWVASTLDEMGAETPTLLSGGDTSEVPFEEVVAAKPDVILAPYSGITQEEFDKLSKIAPVVAYPDEPWSLSWQDQLDIVGEALGLSDEADALLQETDAGIAAQSDAYPVIKDKSFFYAAANTADQLNVYRAGDPRVQVVEDLGMTLSPSVAELDADPSSGTFWYPLSYENVSKIETDVLIMYFATQADVDTFVADPVIAAMPAVAEGRFAPIVGESFVMASSAPTVLSIPWMLDQYVPQLATAAEKVS comes from the coding sequence ATGTCTCGCACCGTCTCTCGACGGCTCCGGCCCGCAGCGCTGGTCGCCGCGACCGTCGCCACCGCGTTCGCCCTGGGAGCCTGCTCCGGCGGGTCCACCGGCGACGCCTCGTCGCCCGCGGCCGACAGCACCGCGTCCGAGGGCGCCTTCCCCGTGACGATCGACAGCGCTCTCGGCGAGGCCGTCATCGAGGAGAAGCCCGAGCGCGTCGTGACGTGGGGCTGGTCGACGCAGGACGCCGTCCTCGCGCTCGGCGTCGTGCCCGTCGCGATGCCCGCCTACAAGTACGGCGGCAACGCCGACGGCGTGCTCCCCTGGGTCGCCTCGACGCTCGACGAGATGGGCGCCGAGACGCCGACCCTCCTCTCGGGCGGCGACACGAGCGAGGTGCCGTTCGAGGAGGTCGTGGCCGCCAAGCCCGACGTCATCCTGGCCCCCTACTCGGGCATCACGCAGGAGGAGTTCGACAAGCTCTCCAAGATCGCACCCGTCGTCGCGTACCCGGACGAGCCGTGGTCCCTGTCGTGGCAGGACCAGCTCGACATCGTCGGCGAGGCCCTGGGCCTGTCCGACGAGGCCGACGCCCTGCTCCAGGAGACGGACGCCGGCATCGCCGCGCAGTCGGACGCCTACCCGGTCATCAAGGACAAGTCCTTCTTCTACGCGGCCGCCAACACGGCCGACCAGCTCAACGTCTACCGCGCCGGGGACCCGCGCGTGCAGGTCGTCGAGGACCTCGGCATGACGCTCTCCCCGAGCGTCGCGGAGCTCGACGCCGACCCGTCGTCCGGGACGTTCTGGTACCCGCTGAGCTACGAGAACGTCTCCAAGATCGAGACCGACGTCCTCATCATGTACTTCGCGACACAGGCCGACGTCGACACGTTCGTGGCCGACCCGGTCATCGCCGCGATGCCCGCGGTCGCCGAGGGCCGTTTCGCCCCGATCGTGGGCGAGTCGTTCGTCATGGCGTCGAGCGCCCCCACGGTCCTGTCCATCCCGTGGATGCTGGACCAGTACGTGCCGCAGCTCGCGACCGCCGCCGAGAAGGTGTCGTAG
- a CDS encoding FecCD family ABC transporter permease: MSTTHSTDAGTGRATSRRPARARRLVVGLVVLVVALAAVCALSLAVGANALPLSVVMDALTSYDPTNPDHLVVIEKRVPRTLVGLVAGAALGAAGTLMQGLTRNPLADPGLLGISAGASLFVVGAISFFGVSQVGGYVWFAFAGAAVAAAVVYGVASVGREGATPVKLALAGAAVTAALTSVVTAVLLVDRAALDLMRFWQVGSLAARGSAVVWQVLPFVVVGLVLALALGRSLNGLALGDDVARGLGQDVTRTRVVAGVAIVLLCGAATAAVGPVAFVGLVVPHVARYVVGLDYRWVLPYAAVAAPVLLIGCDVIGRVVARPGELQAGVVTAVVGAPLFIALVRRGKTVSL; this comes from the coding sequence ATGAGCACGACCCACAGCACAGACGCCGGCACGGGCCGGGCGACCTCTCGTCGCCCGGCCCGTGCTCGGCGTCTCGTCGTCGGGCTCGTCGTCCTGGTCGTGGCGCTCGCCGCGGTGTGCGCGCTGAGCCTCGCGGTCGGGGCCAACGCCCTGCCGCTGAGCGTCGTCATGGACGCCCTCACGAGCTACGACCCGACCAACCCCGACCACCTCGTCGTGATCGAGAAGCGCGTGCCCCGCACGCTCGTGGGCCTCGTCGCGGGGGCCGCGCTCGGCGCAGCGGGCACGCTCATGCAGGGTCTGACGCGCAACCCGCTCGCCGACCCGGGCCTGCTCGGCATCAGCGCGGGCGCGTCGCTCTTCGTGGTCGGTGCGATCTCGTTCTTCGGGGTCTCGCAGGTCGGCGGCTACGTGTGGTTCGCATTCGCGGGCGCTGCGGTCGCGGCGGCCGTGGTCTACGGGGTCGCGAGCGTGGGGCGCGAGGGCGCGACCCCGGTCAAGCTCGCCCTCGCCGGTGCTGCCGTCACGGCGGCGCTGACGTCGGTCGTGACGGCGGTCCTCCTGGTCGACCGCGCCGCGCTCGACCTCATGCGCTTCTGGCAGGTCGGATCGCTCGCGGCGCGCGGCTCGGCCGTCGTGTGGCAGGTGCTGCCGTTCGTCGTCGTGGGCCTGGTGCTGGCGCTCGCGCTCGGGCGCTCGCTCAACGGCCTGGCCCTGGGAGACGACGTCGCACGCGGCCTCGGGCAGGACGTGACCCGCACGCGCGTGGTCGCTGGCGTCGCGATCGTGCTGCTGTGCGGGGCCGCGACCGCGGCCGTGGGACCCGTGGCCTTCGTGGGGCTCGTCGTCCCGCACGTGGCGCGCTACGTCGTCGGGCTGGACTACCGGTGGGTGCTGCCGTACGCGGCCGTCGCGGCGCCCGTGCTGCTCATCGGGTGCGACGTGATCGGGCGTGTCGTGGCGCGCCCTGGCGAGCTGCAGGCGGGCGTGGTCACGGCGGTCGTGGGCGCGCCCCTGTTCATCGCGCTCGTGCGGCGCGGGAAGACGGTGTCGCTGTGA
- a CDS encoding MFS transporter, whose product MPRLDGILADTTPLRVSPPFRRLWWGLGISNLGSQLTVVAVGLQVYALTGSTLAVGVLGIFALVPLVALGLYGGALVDAYDRRKVALLASWALWVVTGLLALQAWLDVGSVGVLYGLVALQSAAFAINNPARSAIIPRLVEPRLLPAANALQTISWSIALTVGPLLGAFLVALWGYGIAYTIDAVLFAAALWAVWRLPSIPPVLTSDVSEPASTPGHGGPDNPAGDGATPRRKVVGISSVVDGLRYLATRPNVRTTFLVDLAAMILAFPRVLLPAVGVLFIGGGETTTGVLSAAFAVGAVLAGVFSGALSRVRWQGLVIAWAITAWGLSIAAFGAVLLVVGRTEPSQVLVGGLVAACVALALAGASDAVSAVFRQTILQTATPDDMRGRLQGVFIVVVAGGPRLGEVVLGAQASWFGEAWAAVAGGLACIVVVWLILRAQPRFLKYDALHPEP is encoded by the coding sequence GTGCCCCGCCTCGACGGCATCCTTGCCGACACGACCCCGCTCCGCGTCTCCCCGCCCTTCCGCCGGCTGTGGTGGGGGCTCGGGATCTCCAACCTCGGCTCCCAGCTCACGGTCGTCGCCGTGGGTCTGCAGGTCTACGCGCTCACGGGCTCGACGCTCGCGGTCGGCGTGCTCGGGATCTTCGCGCTCGTGCCCCTCGTGGCGCTCGGCCTGTACGGGGGCGCGCTCGTCGACGCGTACGACCGCCGCAAGGTCGCACTCCTCGCGTCGTGGGCGCTGTGGGTCGTCACGGGGCTGCTCGCGCTCCAGGCGTGGCTCGACGTCGGGTCGGTCGGGGTCCTGTACGGGCTCGTCGCGCTCCAGTCCGCGGCGTTCGCGATCAACAACCCCGCACGCTCGGCGATCATCCCGCGCCTGGTCGAGCCCCGGCTGCTGCCCGCCGCGAACGCGCTCCAGACGATCTCGTGGAGCATCGCGCTGACCGTCGGACCGCTGCTCGGGGCGTTCCTCGTGGCGCTGTGGGGGTACGGGATCGCGTACACGATCGACGCGGTGCTGTTCGCGGCGGCGCTGTGGGCCGTGTGGCGGCTGCCGTCGATCCCGCCGGTCCTCACGAGCGACGTGTCGGAACCAGCGAGCACTCCGGGCCACGGTGGTCCTGACAACCCTGCGGGGGATGGAGCGACGCCCCGCCGCAAGGTCGTCGGCATCAGCTCGGTGGTCGACGGCCTGCGCTACCTCGCGACCCGGCCCAACGTCCGCACGACCTTCCTGGTCGACCTCGCCGCGATGATCCTCGCGTTCCCGCGCGTGCTGCTGCCCGCGGTCGGCGTCCTGTTCATCGGGGGCGGCGAGACCACGACGGGCGTCCTGAGCGCGGCCTTCGCGGTCGGTGCGGTGCTCGCCGGGGTGTTCTCCGGGGCCCTGTCGCGCGTGCGTTGGCAAGGGCTCGTGATCGCGTGGGCCATCACGGCGTGGGGCCTGTCGATCGCGGCGTTCGGCGCGGTGCTCCTCGTCGTCGGGCGGACTGAACCCTCGCAGGTGCTCGTCGGCGGGCTCGTCGCGGCGTGCGTCGCGCTCGCCCTGGCCGGAGCGTCCGACGCCGTGAGCGCGGTCTTCCGCCAGACGATCCTGCAGACCGCGACCCCCGACGACATGCGCGGCCGCCTCCAGGGGGTCTTCATCGTGGTCGTCGCGGGCGGCCCCCGGCTGGGCGAGGTCGTGCTCGGTGCGCAGGCGAGCTGGTTCGGCGAGGCGTGGGCCGCGGTCGCGGGAGGCCTGGCCTGCATCGTCGTGGTGTGGCTCATCCTGCGCGCGCAGCCGCGCTTCCTCAAGTACGACGCGCTGCACCCCGAGCCGTAG
- a CDS encoding FKBP-type peptidyl-prolyl cis-trans isomerase, translating into MSENTERTRPEVDAPEGPAPTELEVTDLIVGDGAEAQPGSTVNVHYLGVEYDSGEEFDSSWSRGQSINFPLRSLIAGWQQGIPGMKVGGRRKLVCPPELAYGPAGGGHRLSGKTLVFVIDLLGVS; encoded by the coding sequence ATGTCCGAGAACACCGAACGCACCCGTCCTGAGGTCGACGCCCCCGAGGGCCCGGCCCCCACCGAGCTCGAGGTCACCGACCTGATCGTCGGCGACGGCGCCGAGGCGCAGCCCGGCTCGACCGTCAACGTCCACTACCTGGGCGTCGAGTACGACTCCGGCGAGGAGTTCGACTCGTCCTGGAGCCGCGGCCAGTCCATCAACTTCCCGCTGCGCAGCCTCATCGCCGGCTGGCAGCAGGGCATCCCGGGGATGAAGGTCGGCGGGCGCCGCAAGCTCGTCTGCCCCCCGGAGCTCGCCTACGGCCCGGCCGGTGGCGGCCACCGCCTGTCCGGCAAGACGCTCGTCTTCGTGATCGACCTGCTCGGCGTCAGCTGA
- a CDS encoding FecCD family ABC transporter permease: MSAPATAPHGLPDGAAHQGVDVARASRHRGRLREARLVTGLSVALVVLAAVGMTLGDASVPLSGILDTVLGRADVLTQFVIVELRLPRLLTALVVGAALGLSGALFQSIVRNPLASPDIIGITQSASAAGVLGVVVLGISGLALTGLVLVGSLVAAVAIYLLAWRGGVAGYRLVLIGIGVAALCMSVVSWVLTTSDVRDAQAALVWITGSLARSDWSTLNPLLVGFVVLVPLTAYLAPRLRSLELGDDAAAALGIRVERSRLLLILVAVGLAGSAVAVVGPVAFVALVAAPIARRTLGDGRLALVPAALVGALLVLGSDLVAQFAIPDVTLPVGVVTGIVGAPYLLWLLVRTNRSGRGG; this comes from the coding sequence GTGAGCGCCCCGGCCACGGCCCCGCACGGCCTGCCCGACGGCGCCGCCCACCAGGGTGTCGACGTCGCCCGGGCCTCGCGTCACCGCGGGCGCCTGCGCGAGGCGCGGCTCGTGACGGGCCTGTCGGTCGCGCTCGTCGTGCTCGCCGCGGTCGGGATGACGCTGGGCGACGCGTCCGTCCCGCTGTCCGGCATCCTCGACACCGTCCTGGGCCGCGCCGACGTCCTCACGCAGTTCGTGATCGTCGAGCTGCGCCTGCCGCGTCTCCTCACGGCCCTGGTCGTGGGGGCCGCGCTGGGCCTGTCGGGCGCGCTCTTCCAGTCGATCGTGCGCAACCCGCTCGCGAGCCCCGACATCATCGGGATCACGCAGAGCGCGAGTGCCGCGGGAGTCCTGGGCGTCGTCGTGCTGGGCATCAGCGGGCTCGCGCTCACGGGGCTGGTGCTCGTCGGGTCGCTCGTCGCGGCCGTCGCGATCTACCTGCTCGCGTGGCGCGGCGGCGTGGCCGGGTACCGGCTCGTCCTGATCGGGATCGGCGTCGCGGCCCTGTGCATGAGCGTGGTCTCGTGGGTCCTCACGACGAGCGACGTGCGCGACGCGCAGGCCGCGCTCGTGTGGATCACGGGCTCGCTCGCCCGCTCCGACTGGTCGACGCTCAACCCGCTGCTCGTCGGCTTCGTGGTGCTCGTACCGCTCACGGCCTACCTGGCTCCGCGGCTGCGCTCGCTCGAGCTGGGTGACGACGCCGCGGCCGCGCTCGGCATCCGCGTCGAACGCTCCCGTCTCCTGCTGATCCTCGTGGCCGTGGGCCTCGCGGGCTCGGCCGTCGCGGTCGTGGGCCCGGTCGCGTTCGTCGCGCTCGTCGCGGCCCCCATCGCGCGCCGCACGCTCGGCGACGGGCGGCTCGCGCTCGTGCCCGCGGCCCTCGTGGGCGCGCTGCTCGTGCTCGGGTCCGACCTCGTCGCACAGTTCGCGATCCCCGACGTGACGCTGCCCGTCGGCGTCGTCACGGGCATCGTCGGCGCCCCCTACCTGCTGTGGCTGCTCGTGCGCACCAACCGTTCCGGACGCGGAGGCTGA
- a CDS encoding gluconokinase codes for MDTDVSPAPTPGSETEPVHLVIMGVAGSGKTTVATLIAERTHRPYAEADEFHPQANIDKMSAGTPLTDEDRWPWLRAMRDWLDEQAAEGDSAVVTCSALKRTYRDLLRTAHGRVRFVHLTGSPELLEERMTHRSGHFMPASLLPSQLATLEPLADDEDGITLDVGTPPEELVDRILATSALPHPTIPRSPRHLAGDPRTDTDTDTEER; via the coding sequence ATGGACACAGACGTCAGCCCCGCCCCGACACCGGGGAGCGAGACCGAACCCGTGCACCTCGTCATCATGGGCGTCGCAGGATCGGGCAAGACCACGGTCGCGACCCTGATCGCCGAGCGCACGCACCGCCCCTACGCCGAGGCCGACGAGTTCCACCCGCAGGCCAACATCGACAAGATGAGCGCGGGCACCCCGCTCACCGACGAGGACCGATGGCCCTGGCTCCGGGCGATGCGCGACTGGCTCGACGAGCAAGCCGCCGAGGGCGACTCCGCCGTCGTGACCTGCTCGGCGCTCAAGCGCACCTACCGCGACCTGCTCCGCACGGCCCACGGCCGCGTGCGGTTCGTGCACCTCACCGGGAGCCCCGAGCTCCTCGAGGAGCGCATGACCCACCGCAGCGGGCACTTCATGCCGGCGTCGCTCCTGCCGTCCCAGCTCGCGACGCTCGAACCCCTCGCGGACGACGAGGACGGGATCACGCTCGACGTCGGCACCCCGCCCGAGGAGCTCGTCGACCGGATCCTCGCGACCAGCGCCCTGCCCCACCCCACGATCCCCCGCTCGCCCCGCCACCTGGCGGGCGACCCCCGCACCGACACCGACACCGACACCGAGGAGCGATGA
- a CDS encoding ribonuclease H family protein: MITVSTDGSCLVNPGGAIGWAWINHDGTFDSGGAASGTNQIAELMALLEAVRAHPSAEPLLIESDSQYAIKCASEWLEGWKRKGWRTAGGSPVKNLELVQGIEAAITARPGPVRFRWVRGHVGNHFNERADQLAGLAAQDWAAGRGEERATLAGTDDLVAAPAAKRPAAAARPAAKVGATAASRAAAEAWTESTLFD, encoded by the coding sequence GTGATCACTGTCAGCACCGACGGCTCGTGCCTGGTCAACCCGGGTGGAGCGATCGGTTGGGCGTGGATCAACCACGACGGAACCTTCGACTCGGGCGGCGCAGCCTCCGGGACGAACCAGATCGCGGAGCTCATGGCTCTGCTGGAAGCGGTACGCGCCCACCCCAGCGCCGAGCCGCTCCTCATCGAGTCCGACTCCCAGTACGCCATCAAGTGCGCGTCGGAGTGGCTCGAAGGATGGAAGCGCAAGGGCTGGCGGACCGCCGGTGGCAGCCCCGTGAAGAACCTCGAGCTCGTGCAGGGCATCGAGGCCGCGATCACGGCCCGACCCGGACCGGTGCGTTTCCGGTGGGTGCGCGGGCACGTCGGCAACCACTTCAACGAGCGGGCCGACCAGCTCGCGGGCCTCGCGGCGCAGGACTGGGCCGCTGGTCGTGGCGAGGAGCGCGCAACGCTCGCGGGGACGGACGACCTCGTGGCCGCGCCTGCGGCGAAGCGCCCGGCAGCGGCTGCTCGCCCTGCAGCCAAGGTCGGGGCCACCGCTGCGAGCCGCGCCGCCGCCGAGGCCTGGACCGAGTCGACGCTCTTCGACTGA